AATCCTCACCAAAGGTCACTCCAAGGGAACCACCGGAATCCCAACTGACGTGAATCGTTCCGATGTCATCAACACTAGTAACCGTGCCTTTAGCTCCAGGTTGAAGTTTTGTATATGGGTCGTTCATTCTAAGTAGCATGACACGGGTTCCTGGAGTGTAATAGCTTCTAAGTTGCTTTAACATTTCTGGGTGAATGATATTCATTGTTCACTCACCTCCTGCTTGGCCGCCCCGCTTTTGAAAGCAGAGCTACCTGATAGCTTGGAGAGGAGAATCTTTCGTTCCGTTTTATATTCTGGGCCGATGAAGCCAAGCCTGAGAAGGAAGCAACGAAAAGCGTACTTTTCATTCTCTACTGATTTCTCGGTGGAGTTGACGCGTGTCTGTTTTTTCGCCATTTCGCAAAGTGCTGTTATAAAATGGGTGTAGGCCTTAACTTCTTCTGTTGAGCACTCACCTTGAAACCAAGGGAAGGCGACAATTTCTTCAGTTACATTGATTGGAATGGAGTCCGTATCAAGTGCTGTCTTTATAAGAGCTGCTTTACTCTCTACCAATCCTTTTAAGTTCTCAAGGGCTGTGTCGGTAAAATCTGCCCGTGGCATTTGAATTATCAGATTGATAGATTCTTCAGTTTCATTCGCTTCTTTTTTCTGAGATGGTGTACCAAATTCTTCTGAAATTGGCTTTAAGTCGTGAAGTCCCAATAGATTACCAACCAGTTCAGAGTTATCTGGCCCACTGAGTACTCCGTTTTTGTCAATATTGTAGTCCGCCACCTCATAGGCAAATGTAGGTGCCCCGAGGTATTTAATAGGAACATTCAGTTCTTGGCTGATTGCGTTAACCAGTGCTTTTCTTTTGGGTCCTGTAACATTATAGTTAATCTTCATTTTCATACCGCCTTTCTATTTTCGGTACGTACATATATCACTCTAAAGGCTGTTAATATCAAGTCATTTAGAGTATCTTTCTGTAGAAGTTACTGTTTATTCATCGGCGGTATTTTGTGTAGATAACACAATGCCAGTCAACACAAAACAGACGCATGGAAGTGCTACACCATTGCCCCACATTTTGTATTCGGCTGAATCTGAATGAGGATTGTTAAGCCATTTTATAATCTGCTTTCTTGTTTTTGGTCTACTGCTTTTACCTATGATTTTGCGGTGGGTTTCCCAAACCTCCGTCCAGAATAAAATTTCATCTTCTGTAGGATTTTCCGTACCAAGATCATCACACCAATCATCGGGGAAGCCTTGCAATCTAGCACACTCGGTTGGTGTAAGCCTTCTGACGATATAGTCTGGTTCAACCAATCCGTTTTGATAACCTGGATTAGTGCCATTGATAAGCGCATTTGATGTACCATCCTGCCTATAGCATTGACTTTCAGCTTTCATCTGAGGGTAAAAGGATGCTGGTTGTGCCACTGCTCCAGGCCCCTTTGCCGTGAGTGTAGGTTGCTGTTCTTTATCTATTGAAGGTTTATATAGCGCGTTCTTTCCTTGATTAAAGGCTGCCCGATCAATACCGTAAGAAGGTTGAGTTACTACAGGGGCATCCTTGTAATCTCTCGACAATAAAGTTGGTGCTTTATCTTCTTCAACCTGTGCATAGGCTCCGGTTGTCATAACATAGGCAATAGCATGACGATCCGTGGTATTCAACGTAAAAGAAACATCTTCATCTATACCGCTTCCTTGGGGACCGTTTTTATCCTCTCTTCCAATCATCGAGCCTTGCAAAGCAACAACTGCAATACCACCTTGATTACATCCTGGATTTCCTCCATTGGCATCAATGGTTCGAGAAGTATCCGCTTCATATATACCGCTATGTGGATTGCTTGACTGCATAGAATTACTTTTATTAGAACAGATGCCATATGCGGTAGGTACAAAAACGGTCTGGTCATTATTGCATCCAAGAGTGGCAGACTTATTATCCTGTATCAATGCACCCTTACCGCCGCCTTCACAGCCAGAGCGGATTTTTAATGTTTTAGGTGTGTTCATAATAAGGGGTACATTCCCACCGCCAGTCCCCATCCGAGAGGTCAGCGTCTGTACTTTATTATCCTCTGACAGTTTTACACGACTATCAGTTGGATGATTTTCAATGACAACAGCCGTTTGGTTATCTCCCATGTTTGCACGAAGTGATCCACTTAAGTTTTTATCTGTATGGCCACCAATGCGTGAAACAGCACCAGGTTCAAAGGACATGACTGTACCTGGAACAACCCCTGCACGAAGGGTAGGAGAGCGTTCTTCCTCATAACCTACACTTCGGCTCTTGGCGCTGTGTTCGGTACAAAATCCACTTGACTGCATTACGCAAGGCTGATGTCCATGTTCCTCCGCCCGAAGTGTGGCGGTAATATCCTCCGAAACAGACATCACTTTCCCGCCTTGGTCATTTAGGCAAGTTATGCTATCGCCTGCTTTTCCAGTGCTGTTTTTAGCATTTCCGGCAGTTCTTTTCCACGGGCTGCCGCTCGGCGTAAAATCCCTTGACAAGCCTTCGGACTCAAATAGTATTTCTCCGGCACATCTGTCTGCAAAATCTGCGACAAGGTAGATTCTACGACGACGCTGGGGGACTCCGAAATATTGCGCATCAATAGTTCGGTATGCCACACTCCATCCGTCTCCCATGTAGATGTCTGCGTATGGCCATCGTCCT
Above is a genomic segment from Clostridium bornimense containing:
- a CDS encoding DUF4314 domain-containing protein translates to MNIIHPEMLKQLRSYYTPGTRVMLLRMNDPYTKLQPGAKGTVTSVDDIGTIHVSWDSGGSLGVTFGEDLCKKIEE
- a CDS encoding DNA cytosine methyltransferase — protein: MSKLTLGSLFDGSGGFPLGALLCGIEPLWASEIEPFPIRVTTKRIPQMKHYGDINKLNGAELPPVDIITFGSPCTDMSVAGKRAGLDGEQSVLFYEAIRIIKEMRCKTNGQYPRYAVWENVPGAFSSNKGEDFKAVLETVISVKEPNTSVPLPEKGRWPYADIYMGDGWSVAYRTIDAQYFGVPQRRRRIYLVADFADRCAGEILFESEGLSRDFTPSGSPWKRTAGNAKNSTGKAGDSITCLNDQGGKVMSVSEDITATLRAEEHGHQPCVMQSSGFCTEHSAKSRSVGYEEERSPTLRAGVVPGTVMSFEPGAVSRIGGHTDKNLSGSLRANMGDNQTAVVIENHPTDSRVKLSEDNKVQTLTSRMGTGGGNVPLIMNTPKTLKIRSGCEGGGKGALIQDNKSATLGCNNDQTVFVPTAYGICSNKSNSMQSSNPHSGIYEADTSRTIDANGGNPGCNQGGIAVVALQGSMIGREDKNGPQGSGIDEDVSFTLNTTDRHAIAYVMTTGAYAQVEEDKAPTLLSRDYKDAPVVTQPSYGIDRAAFNQGKNALYKPSIDKEQQPTLTAKGPGAVAQPASFYPQMKAESQCYRQDGTSNALINGTNPGYQNGLVEPDYIVRRLTPTECARLQGFPDDWCDDLGTENPTEDEILFWTEVWETHRKIIGKSSRPKTRKQIIKWLNNPHSDSAEYKMWGNGVALPCVCFVLTGIVLSTQNTADE